One Coccinella septempunctata chromosome 1, icCocSept1.1, whole genome shotgun sequence DNA window includes the following coding sequences:
- the LOC123321376 gene encoding 26S proteasome complex subunit SEM1 codes for MSDKPKLDLGVLEEDDEFEEFPVEDWSGKDRDEQDISVWEDNWEDDNVEDDFNKQLRNQLDKQTNSVGGK; via the exons ATGTCTGATAAACCAAAATTAGATTTGGGTGTTCTCGAAGAAGATGACGAATTTGAGGAATTCCCTGTGGAAG aTTGGTCTGGTAAAGACAGAGACGAACAAGATATCAGCGTTTGGGAGGATAATTGGGAAGATGATAATGTAGAAGATGATTTCAACAAACAGCTGAG GAATCAGTTGGATAAGCAGACAAATTCTGTTGGTGGAAAATAA
- the LOC123321368 gene encoding GPN-loop GTPase 2, giving the protein MALVKRTRVEENLFGQLVIGPPSSGKTTYCGKLAKLYKEKLNRDVAVINLDPANENMCYIPKIDIRQLVSLENSMAQFNLGPNGSLMYCMEYLEENFDWLLNQLSSIKNCYLIFDMPGQVELYTHHSSIKNVCEKLQNLNYNLCCVHMVDSHYCSDAPKFISTLLLSLSTMLHIGIPHVNVLSKADILKANSTKLDFGIDFYTDVLNLEYLLDVLDDGPLTKKFKKLNAALVDLVQDYSLVSFILLNVFSEKSLMNLKSAIDKANGYIYGSGEERNIQSLLSCAIGARTATERFDVDYM; this is encoded by the exons ATGGCTCTTGTTAAACGAACAAGggtagaagaaaatttatttggtCAGTTAGTTATAGGACCACCTAGTTCTGGTAAAACTACCTATTGTGGAAAGTTAGCCAAGCTTTATAAGGAAAAATTGAATAGAGATGTTGCAGTCATTAATTTAGATCCAGCAAATGAAAATATGTGTTATATTCCTAAGATTGACATTAGGCAACTAGTATCATTGGAAAATTCGATGGCACAATTTAATTTGGGACCGAATGGTTCCTTGATGTATTGTATGGAGTATTTGGAGGAAAATTTCGACTGGCTTTTGAATCAATTATCCTCAATAAAAAATTGCTATCTAATTTTTGATATGCCTGGCCAAGTTGAACTATACACCCATCACAGTTCGATAAAAAATGTTTGTGAGAAACTCCAAAACTTGAATTATAATTTATGCTGCGTCCATATGGTTGATTCGCACTATTGTTCAGATGCTCCAAAATTTATATCAACACTTCTTTTGTCTTTATCAACAATGTTGCATATTGGAATTCCTCATGTCAATGTATTATCCAAG GCTGATATATTGAAAGCCAATTCTACTAAACTGGATTTTGGTATAGACTTCTACACAGATGTATTGAATCTGGAATATTTATTAGATGTATTGGATGATGGGCctttgacaaaaaaattcaaaaaattgaatgcTGCCCTTGTCGACTTAGTTCAAGATTAtagtcttgtctcattcattcTCCTGAATGTATTCTCAGAGAAGAGTTTGATGAATTTAAAATCTGCCATCGATAAG GCTAATGGATATATTTATGGTAGTGGAGAAGAAAGAAATATTCAATCACTTTTATCTTGTGCTATTGGAGCAAGGACTGCAACTGAAAGGTTTGATGTAGATTACATGTGA